The following coding sequences are from one Poecilia reticulata strain Guanapo linkage group LG18, Guppy_female_1.0+MT, whole genome shotgun sequence window:
- the LOC103480748 gene encoding glyoxal reductase, giving the protein MSPMPVSSSHSVALNTGLQMPLLGLGTYKLCGPADVYQAVDAALAAGYRSFDSAAVYRNEADLGKALRELLPKHGLTREDVFITSKLGPKDQGVRAMDGALHSLSQLDLEYIDLYLVHWPGTQGLQVADDRNPGNRAQSWASLEELHGQGKLRAIGVSNYTPAHLRALMQSCKVPPAVLQVEFHPRLCQPELRSLCKEFGVCFQAYSSLGKGELLTDPVILEVAKNCKRTPAQILLRWAVQQGVPVLPKSSNPERILRNAEVFHFALSDPDMDRLSALDCGQRFCWDPSEVA; this is encoded by the exons ATGTCTCCCATGCCCGTCTCTTCTTCCCATTCTGTTGCCCTGAACACTGGGCTTCAGATGCCTCTGCTGGGTCTGGGGACCTACAAGCTCTGTGGCCCTGCAGATGTTTATCAGGCTGTGGATGCTGCTCTGGCTGCTGGATACAGATCCTTCGACAGTGCAGCGGTCTATCGCAATGAAGCTGACTTAGGCAAAGCTCTGAGAGAACTTCTTCCAAAACATGGCTTGACTAGAGAGGATGTGTTCATAACCAG TAAGCTGGGCCCAAAGGATCAAGGTGTGAGGGCGATGGACGGGGCCCTCCACAGTTTGTCTCAGCTGGACTTGGAGTACATTGATCTCTACCTGGTCCACTGGCCCGGTACTCAAGGACTGCAGGTGGCTGACGACCGCAACCCAG GTAACCGAGCTCAGAGTtgggctagtctggaggagctgcatgGTCAGGGGAAGCTGAGAGCCATTGGAGTCTCCAACTACACACCAGCACACCTGAGAGCTCTGATGCAAAGCTGTAAAGTCCCTCCTGCGGTCTTACAG GTGGAGTTTCACCCGCGGCTCTGCCAGCCTGAACTGAGGAGTCTGTGTAAGGAGTTTGGTGTCTGTTTTCAAGCGTACTCATCTTTAGGGAAAGGAGAGCTGCTCACTGACCCGGTGATCCTGGAGGTGGCAAAGAACTGCAAACGCACACCTGCACAG ATTTTGTTACGCTGGGCGGTGCAGCAGGGCGTCCCGGTTCTTCCCAAATCCTCAAATCCAGAGCGAATACTGCGGAACGCCGAGGTGTTCCACTTCGCCCTGAGCGACCCGGATATGGACC
- the majin gene encoding membrane-anchored junction protein, translated as MALRPFSFPSPETRFFTADSLIYKFKIRGGNSFSEDEVLQEGSFDQEIEEIVRAVLGNLDYLQPFSTQHFIVFPYKKNWGKVCKHDAKKLSFYPFAIILYLEKNTFRGNQREKEMQLIPTFSDEPRPKRSRGDSPLEDAIIKRLMKDMEAESSKSVPGTVELEHQHTVKEAVQDSATAEEPQLTQFTAEKDTTPEKPGILKQLIRKVFPFIFRPPED; from the exons ATGGCGCTTCGGCCCTTTTCTTTCCCATCCCCAGAAACTCGCTTCTTTACAGCTGATAGTTTAATCTACAAGTTCAAGATTAGAGGAGGAAACAGCTTCAG TGAAGATGAGGTTTTGCAAGAAGGAAGCTTTGATCAAGAAATAGAG GAAATTGTCAGAGCGGTCCTCGGCAACTTGGACTACCTCCAGCCCTTCTCCACTCAACATTTCATCGTTTTTCCTT ACAAAAAGAACTGGGGGAAAGTGTGCAAACACGATGCGAAGAAGCTGTCGTTCTACCCCTTTGCTATCATCCTCTACCTGGAGAAGAACACGTTCAGAG GGAATCAAAGAGAGAAG gAAATGCAGCTCATTCCCACGTTTTCTGATGAGCCAAGGCCAAAGCGCAGTCGTGGGGACTCACCACTAGAGGACGCTATTATTAAACGATTAATGAAAGACATGGAGGCTGAAAGCAGTAAATCAGTGCCTGG GACGGTGGAGTTGGAGCATCAGCACACAGTGAAGGAGGCAGTGCAGGATTCAGCAACTGCTGAAGAG CCTCAGTTGACACAGTTCACCGCAGAGAAGGACACGACGCCTGAGAAACCAGGGATTCTCAAGCAACTCATCAG AAAGGTCTTCCCTTTCATCTTCAGACCTCCTGAAGATTAA
- the gpha2 gene encoding glycoprotein hormone alpha-2, whose protein sequence is MLQSISHICLLALMSLLLLLFSPLGWSKEKQTPGCHLYPINVTIRSDRRGTCKGTHLVYACVGYCESSAFPSRYSVLVASNFTHNITSTSRCCTISKDAKVKVRLDCPRGRHYDEIEILTAKACRCDMCRKSRY, encoded by the exons ATGTTGCAGAGCATCTCACACATCTGCCTGCTGGCCCTGatgtcactgctgctgctgctcttctctcCTCTTGGGTGgagcaaagagaaacaaacccCAGGATGCCACCTATACC CCATCAACGTGACGATCCGCAGCGACCGTCGTGGCACCTGCAAAGGGACCCATCTGGTGTACGCCTGCGTGGGCTACTGTGAGTCCAGTGCTTTCCCGTCCCGATACTCAGTTCTGGTGGCCTCAAACTTCACACACAACATCACCTCCACTTCACGCTGCTGCACCATCAGCAAGGACGCCAAG gtCAAAGTTCGCCTGGACTGCCCGCGTGGTCGGCACTACGACGAAATCGAGATCCTGACGGCGAAGGCGTGTCGCTGCGACATGTGCCGCAAATCCCGCTACTGA